In Nymphaea colorata isolate Beijing-Zhang1983 chromosome 5, ASM883128v2, whole genome shotgun sequence, one genomic interval encodes:
- the LOC116254101 gene encoding NADH dehydrogenase [ubiquinone] 1 alpha subcomplex subunit 8-B-like → MGKQSSVMDARGEPIPTSAVLMAASKHIATRCREENRAFILCKKKDPNPEKCLDKGQQVTRCVLSLLKKLHEKCPQEMDAYASCMYYHTNEFEFCRKEQQKFESACPLSE, encoded by the exons aTGGGGAAGCAGAGCTCGGTGATGGACGCCAGAGGGGAACCGATCCCGACGTCGGCGGTGCTGATGGCGGCGTCGAAGCACATTGCAACGCGTTGCAGGGAGGAGAATCGCGCTTTCATCCTCTGCAAGAAGAAGGACCCCAACCCCGAGAAGTGCCTCGACAAGGGGCAGCAGGTCACGCGCTGCGTCCTGTCCTT GCTGAAAAAGCTTCATGAGAAATGCCCACAGGAGATGGACGCATATGCCAGTTGCATGTATTACCACACTAACGAGTTTGAGTTTTGTCGCAAagagcaacaaaaatttgagagTGCCTGCCCTTTGTCCGAATAA